In one window of Agrobacterium larrymoorei DNA:
- a CDS encoding winged helix-turn-helix domain-containing protein translates to MAILVSNEAARRIFLARQGLSAAPNKALSKDGLLQLITELGFVQVDSIATVERAHHQIIFSRNQTYRREHLTALLEKDRALFEHWTHDASILPSAFYPYWKHRFRRREPIMLERWRKWQGEGFDAAFEETFQRISQNGAVMSRDMKAEDHQSGGWWNWHPSKTALEYLWHTGKLAISGRVNFQKVYDLSERVIPEHHHGLEVSHDEFIDWACREALSRLGFATSGEISAFFDLITPHEAKHWVTAHRDELTEVSLVSANGEKERASFAFAGFSGDLEAEASIQPPQRIRVLSPFDPLLRNRARTERLFGFFYRIEVFVPEPKRQYGYYVFPLLEGDRLIGRIDMKAERRNGSLDVKRLWLEKGVRPSAGRLGKLDAELNRLAKFTGVESVRYLDGWLG, encoded by the coding sequence ATGGCGATTCTGGTTTCGAACGAAGCAGCACGACGTATCTTTCTGGCGCGGCAGGGTCTGTCTGCAGCGCCCAACAAGGCGTTGTCGAAGGACGGTTTGCTGCAACTCATCACCGAGCTCGGCTTCGTGCAGGTGGATAGTATCGCGACGGTGGAGCGGGCTCATCACCAGATCATCTTCTCCAGAAACCAGACTTACAGACGTGAGCATCTGACGGCTCTGCTGGAAAAGGATCGGGCGCTTTTTGAGCACTGGACGCATGATGCTTCCATCCTGCCATCCGCCTTCTATCCCTATTGGAAACACCGCTTCCGCCGCCGTGAACCAATCATGCTTGAACGGTGGCGAAAATGGCAGGGGGAGGGCTTCGACGCAGCCTTTGAGGAAACTTTCCAACGCATATCGCAAAACGGCGCTGTCATGTCCCGCGACATGAAGGCGGAGGATCACCAATCCGGCGGCTGGTGGAACTGGCATCCCTCCAAGACCGCGCTGGAATATCTGTGGCATACGGGAAAGCTGGCAATATCGGGCCGCGTCAATTTCCAGAAGGTCTACGATCTCTCCGAACGCGTCATTCCTGAGCATCACCATGGGCTGGAAGTCAGCCATGATGAATTCATCGACTGGGCCTGCCGGGAGGCACTGTCGCGGCTTGGTTTTGCGACATCGGGGGAGATTTCGGCTTTCTTCGATCTGATAACGCCGCACGAGGCGAAGCATTGGGTGACGGCCCATCGTGACGAGTTGACGGAGGTGTCGCTCGTTTCCGCCAATGGTGAGAAAGAGAGAGCGTCATTCGCTTTCGCGGGCTTTTCCGGTGATCTGGAGGCGGAGGCCTCCATCCAGCCGCCGCAGCGTATCCGGGTCTTGAGCCCGTTCGATCCTCTCCTGCGCAACCGCGCCCGCACCGAACGCCTGTTCGGCTTCTTCTACCGCATCGAAGTCTTCGTGCCGGAGCCGAAGCGCCAATATGGCTATTACGTCTTCCCGCTTTTGGAGGGAGACCGCCTGATCGGACGTATCGACATGAAGGCGGAGCGCAGGAACGGTTCGCTCGATGTGAAACGCCTCTGGCTGGAAAAGGGTGTCAGGCCCTCTGCGGGCCGACTGGGAAAGCTCGATGCGGAGCTCAATCGCCTTGCAAAATTTACCGGGGTAGAGAGCGTCCGATATCTCGATGGCTGGCTAGGATAG
- a CDS encoding energy-coupling factor ABC transporter ATP-binding protein gives MDIQFQNAGVSFEGRTALAPLNLSLNQHRIGIIGLNGSGKTTFARMINGLTKPSSGQVIVNGLDTVKDADAVLKEVGFVFQNPQNQIILPIIRDDIAFGLKNRELSKSAVEAAVDTILRRFGIEHLADRRAHELSGGELQLSALAALTITGPKILIMDEPTNQLDLKNRALVEKTMNGLEQHLVVITHDLPLLESFDRVLLFNQGELVADGTPLDVIARYREIALQ, from the coding sequence GTGGACATTCAATTCCAGAATGCGGGGGTGAGTTTCGAGGGGCGAACGGCGCTTGCGCCGCTGAACCTGTCTTTGAACCAACACCGCATCGGCATTATTGGCCTCAACGGTTCGGGAAAAACCACTTTCGCGCGGATGATCAACGGCCTGACCAAGCCCAGCAGCGGGCAGGTTATCGTCAACGGGCTCGATACGGTGAAGGACGCAGACGCGGTTCTGAAAGAGGTCGGCTTCGTTTTCCAGAACCCGCAAAACCAGATCATCCTGCCGATCATCCGCGACGACATCGCGTTTGGCTTGAAGAATCGCGAGTTGAGCAAGAGCGCCGTGGAGGCTGCGGTAGACACCATCCTCCGGCGTTTCGGTATCGAGCATCTCGCTGACCGCCGTGCGCATGAGCTTTCCGGTGGAGAGCTGCAACTATCGGCACTTGCGGCGCTGACCATTACCGGCCCGAAAATCCTGATCATGGACGAGCCCACGAACCAGCTGGACCTGAAGAACCGTGCGCTTGTGGAAAAGACGATGAACGGGCTGGAGCAGCATCTGGTCGTGATCACCCATGATCTGCCGCTGCTGGAAAGCTTCGACCGCGTGTTGCTGTTCAATCAAGGTGAATTAGTTGCCGATGGCACGCCCTTAGATGTGATTGCCCGATACCGGGAGATTGCGCTGCAATGA
- a CDS encoding energy-coupling factor transporter transmembrane component T family protein: MKSLYAEGTGWLYRLSPRVKLIALAAFSIALFLTRDPLLLTLAVGLAALLLWQARLGLQETFIRLRPIFLTIAVIAAISFLLIPPLDATIALLRLSALTLLATAITASVSISQFMDEITAALYPLEKLGLARAADIGLAVGLVVRFVPEVINRYNTLKDAHRARGHRVKLHGVLVPLIIMTLKDADAIADAIDARGFRGQTSKDVKGRAP, translated from the coding sequence ATGAAAAGCCTTTACGCGGAAGGAACTGGCTGGCTTTATCGCCTCTCACCGCGTGTGAAACTGATCGCGCTCGCGGCCTTCAGTATCGCCCTGTTTCTGACGCGTGATCCGCTTTTGCTCACATTGGCTGTCGGTCTCGCGGCGCTGCTCTTGTGGCAGGCACGCCTTGGATTGCAGGAAACCTTCATCAGGCTGCGTCCGATCTTCCTGACAATCGCCGTCATAGCCGCCATCAGCTTCCTGCTCATCCCTCCGCTGGATGCGACCATTGCGCTTTTGAGATTGAGCGCACTTACACTTCTCGCCACCGCGATTACCGCAAGCGTCAGCATTTCGCAGTTCATGGATGAAATCACGGCAGCGCTTTACCCTCTGGAAAAACTGGGGCTGGCGCGGGCGGCGGATATCGGCCTTGCGGTCGGTCTCGTGGTTCGGTTCGTGCCAGAGGTCATCAACCGCTACAACACGCTGAAGGATGCGCATCGCGCGCGCGGACACCGTGTAAAGCTGCATGGCGTTCTCGTGCCGCTCATTATTATGACGTTGAAGGATGCCGACGCGATAGCGGACGCCATTGACGCGCGCGGTTTCAGAGGTCAAACCTCCAAGGACGTAAAAGGGAGAGCCCCATGA
- a CDS encoding biotin transporter BioY, whose product MKTRDLVLISLFSAIIIALGLLPPIPIGFIPVPITAQSLGVMLAGVVLGAKRGTLAVLLTILIAAIGLPVLSGGRGGLSIFTTPTTGFLIGWIAAAFVTGYLSERLVKASQPALTQGLGFFLASVAGGVIVLYAFGITYLAIATGIGFTKAFLGSMAFIPGDVIKAVLAALAGRAVMAGYPLLPQRA is encoded by the coding sequence ATGAAGACCCGTGACCTTGTTCTGATCTCACTGTTTTCAGCCATCATCATCGCGCTTGGCCTGCTGCCGCCGATCCCGATTGGCTTCATTCCGGTTCCGATCACGGCGCAATCGCTCGGCGTCATGCTGGCGGGTGTGGTTCTGGGCGCAAAGCGCGGAACACTCGCAGTCCTGCTAACGATCCTGATCGCGGCAATCGGCCTGCCCGTTCTCTCGGGCGGTCGTGGTGGTCTTTCCATCTTCACGACGCCGACGACCGGCTTCCTCATCGGCTGGATCGCTGCCGCGTTCGTCACGGGCTATCTGTCCGAGCGTCTGGTCAAGGCGAGCCAACCGGCGCTCACGCAGGGGCTCGGCTTCTTCCTGGCAAGCGTCGCGGGTGGCGTCATCGTTCTTTACGCTTTTGGCATTACCTATCTCGCCATCGCAACTGGCATCGGCTTCACCAAGGCGTTCCTTGGCTCCATGGCGTTCATTCCGGGCGATGTCATCAAAGCGGTGCTGGCCGCTCTTGCCGGGCGTGCCGTGATGGCCGGTTATCCGCTGCTGCCGCAACGCGCCTGA
- a CDS encoding histone deacetylase family protein — translation MATRLYEHPIFLEHITPDGHPERPDRLRSLNIALEHPNFERLDRREAPQANEDAVLLTHPESHLISVMRQIPEEDGEINRIEADTYASPKSLQAALTGIGAAMAAVDDVFKGAADNVFVASRPPGHHAEAEKAMGFCLFNNAAIAARHAQKVHGAERVAIVDWDVHHGNGTQDIFWNDASVLFCSTHQMPLYPWSGDKNETGAKNNIVNAPLSPNTGSDHFREAFKSRVLPAIADFSPDLIIISAGFDAHHRDPLSHINLVGEDFDWATGRILEMADKYAGNRVVSLLEGGYDLEGLAESAAMHILRMMKG, via the coding sequence ATGGCCACGCGGCTTTACGAGCATCCGATATTTCTGGAACACATAACGCCCGATGGGCACCCCGAACGCCCGGATCGCCTGCGCTCGCTGAACATTGCGCTCGAGCATCCCAATTTCGAGCGGCTGGACCGGAGGGAAGCACCGCAGGCGAATGAGGATGCCGTGCTTCTCACCCACCCCGAAAGCCACCTCATCTCCGTCATGCGGCAGATTCCGGAAGAGGATGGCGAGATCAATCGTATCGAGGCCGATACTTATGCATCGCCAAAAAGCCTTCAGGCAGCGCTGACGGGGATTGGTGCTGCGATGGCGGCGGTCGATGATGTGTTCAAGGGTGCTGCCGACAATGTCTTCGTCGCCAGCCGCCCGCCCGGTCACCATGCGGAAGCCGAAAAGGCCATGGGTTTCTGCCTGTTCAACAATGCCGCCATTGCCGCGCGCCATGCGCAGAAGGTTCACGGCGCAGAGCGCGTGGCCATCGTGGATTGGGACGTGCACCACGGAAACGGCACGCAGGATATTTTCTGGAATGACGCGTCCGTGCTGTTCTGCTCAACGCACCAGATGCCGCTTTACCCATGGAGCGGCGATAAAAACGAGACGGGCGCCAAGAACAACATCGTCAATGCGCCGCTTTCGCCCAACACCGGCAGCGACCACTTTCGCGAGGCTTTCAAATCCCGCGTCCTGCCTGCAATTGCCGATTTCTCGCCGGACCTGATCATCATCTCCGCGGGCTTCGACGCACATCACCGCGATCCGCTGTCGCATATCAATCTGGTTGGCGAGGATTTCGATTGGGCGACGGGGCGAATTCTGGAGATGGCGGACAAATATGCCGGCAACCGGGTCGTCAGCCTGCTGGAAGGCGGTTATGATCTGGAAGGGCTGGCGGAATCGGCGGCCATGCATATTTTGAGAATGATGAAGGGTTGA
- a CDS encoding exodeoxyribonuclease VII small subunit, whose amino-acid sequence MTENANTADVSGYSFEKAVAELESIVARLERGDVALDESIAIYERGEALKKHCEALLTTAEKRIEKIRLDRAGKPQGVEPLDGE is encoded by the coding sequence ATGACGGAAAATGCCAACACAGCCGATGTCAGCGGTTATTCTTTCGAAAAAGCCGTCGCCGAGCTGGAAAGCATTGTAGCCCGCCTGGAACGCGGCGACGTGGCACTGGACGAATCCATCGCCATCTACGAGCGCGGCGAAGCCCTGAAAAAGCATTGCGAAGCGCTGCTGACGACGGCGGAAAAGCGCATCGAAAAGATCAGGCTGGATCGTGCGGGCAAGCCGCAGGGTGTCGAGCCGCTGGATGGTGAGTGA
- a CDS encoding IS5 family transposase → MAMKSGSQFSFADALVTVRSGPDRLGKLLSVVKWYRFEKVLRSLEPDGETGGRPAYPVLTMFKALMLQQLYGLSDAELEEAIYDRLSFRRFCGIGLDEAVPDHTTLCRFRNRLVERKLLEKLFGELDRQLDAAGLILRRGTMLDATVIETQAARPPRAQDTNNGAEGTEDKEDKVQTSARDPDAAFTRRKGRQGSSYGYKAHVGVDEGSGLIRRVITTPANINDTVPADLLIVGDETRVLGDSAYHTHQRAAMLKERGIFCGLMKRPNKHHPVLKAAARRFNRAVARRRAAVETTFATLKRRMGLSHIRYIGLAKASAQVLLAAMAFNMRRWVTLSA, encoded by the coding sequence ATGGCGATGAAGAGCGGTTCTCAGTTCAGCTTTGCGGATGCGCTTGTGACGGTGCGCAGTGGGCCGGACCGGTTGGGCAAGCTGTTGTCGGTGGTGAAGTGGTATCGCTTCGAGAAGGTGCTGCGGTCGCTTGAACCTGATGGGGAGACTGGCGGTCGGCCTGCCTATCCTGTTCTGACGATGTTCAAGGCTTTGATGCTGCAGCAGCTTTACGGCCTGTCCGATGCGGAACTGGAGGAGGCGATCTATGACCGCCTTTCCTTTCGCCGCTTTTGTGGCATTGGCCTCGATGAGGCTGTTCCCGATCACACGACACTGTGCCGCTTTCGCAACCGGCTGGTGGAACGGAAACTTCTGGAGAAGCTGTTTGGCGAGCTTGACAGGCAGCTCGATGCCGCAGGCCTGATCCTGCGGCGCGGCACGATGCTGGATGCGACTGTCATCGAGACGCAAGCTGCTCGCCCGCCGCGTGCTCAAGATACGAACAACGGTGCCGAAGGCACTGAAGACAAAGAAGACAAGGTGCAGACGAGCGCACGCGATCCGGATGCGGCGTTTACCCGGCGCAAGGGTCGGCAGGGTTCGAGCTATGGTTACAAGGCCCATGTGGGCGTGGATGAAGGTTCGGGCCTGATCCGGCGGGTGATCACCACGCCGGCCAATATCAACGATACCGTGCCTGCCGATCTGCTGATCGTGGGCGACGAGACGCGGGTTCTGGGCGACAGCGCCTATCACACACATCAACGGGCCGCGATGCTGAAGGAGCGCGGGATTTTCTGCGGTCTGATGAAGCGCCCCAACAAGCATCACCCTGTTCTCAAAGCCGCAGCCCGCCGTTTCAACCGTGCCGTGGCCAGACGACGCGCTGCGGTCGAGACGACCTTTGCCACGCTCAAGCGCCGCATGGGGCTGAGCCACATTCGCTACATCGGTCTTGCCAAGGCATCCGCCCAGGTTCTGCTTGCGGCCATGGCGTTCAACATGCGCCGCTGGGTGACGCTGAGCGCGTGA
- a CDS encoding pirin family protein: MSFFPGNDPAAGDAFACDAIENLIIPRSSDIGGFSVRRALPTRERRLVGPFIFFDRMGPAILKADEALDVKPHPHIGLSTVTYLFDGEIKHRDSLGTELVIRPGDINLMTAGRGIVHSERTPENLRGHPLSMSGLQTWLALPDDKEEIAPDFAHTERSAMPVIDATGAQGRVVIGNFAGLRSPVKIFTDTLYADLSLAPGAKFPFPADHEERAIYILSGSLEVAGDVFAADQLLAFRAGDDITLKGGAQGCHIMLFGGAALNSRRYIWWNFVSSSKERIEQAKEEWRTGRFDIVPGDEEEFVPLPQG; the protein is encoded by the coding sequence ATGTCTTTTTTTCCCGGGAATGACCCGGCAGCGGGCGATGCTTTTGCCTGTGATGCCATCGAGAACCTGATCATTCCGCGCTCTAGCGATATTGGCGGCTTTTCCGTGCGCCGCGCCTTGCCAACGCGGGAGCGTCGGCTGGTGGGGCCTTTCATTTTCTTCGACCGAATGGGTCCGGCGATATTGAAGGCGGACGAGGCGCTGGATGTGAAGCCGCATCCGCATATCGGCCTGTCCACAGTCACCTATCTCTTCGATGGCGAGATCAAGCATCGCGATAGTCTCGGCACGGAGCTCGTCATTCGTCCCGGCGATATCAATCTGATGACGGCGGGGCGTGGCATCGTTCATTCGGAGCGCACGCCGGAAAATCTGCGCGGACATCCGCTGTCCATGTCCGGCTTGCAGACGTGGCTGGCCCTGCCGGATGACAAGGAAGAGATAGCGCCGGATTTCGCCCATACGGAGCGAAGCGCGATGCCGGTCATAGATGCGACGGGCGCTCAGGGCCGCGTCGTCATCGGCAATTTTGCAGGCCTGCGGTCGCCGGTGAAGATCTTTACCGATACGCTATATGCCGACCTTTCACTGGCGCCCGGCGCGAAGTTTCCCTTCCCCGCCGACCATGAGGAGCGGGCGATCTATATTCTTTCGGGTTCGCTGGAAGTTGCTGGCGATGTTTTTGCGGCGGATCAATTGCTGGCATTTCGCGCTGGCGATGACATCACACTGAAGGGCGGCGCGCAGGGGTGCCACATCATGCTGTTTGGCGGTGCTGCGCTGAATTCCCGGCGGTACATCTGGTGGAATTTCGTTTCGTCATCAAAAGAACGCATAGAACAGGCCAAGGAAGAGTGGAGAACCGGGCGTTTTGATATCGTACCGGGAGACGAAGAAGAGTTTGTCCCTTTGCCGCAGGGTTGA
- the dxs gene encoding 1-deoxy-D-xylulose-5-phosphate synthase encodes MTGMPETPLLDRVKFPSDLKAIEDRDLPQLARELRDEMIDAVSKTGGHLGAGLGVVELTIAIHKVFNTPEDRLIFDVGHQCYPHKILTGRRDRIRTLRQEDGLSGFTRRAESEYDDFGAGHSSTSISAGLGMAVAAELGQSDRKVISIIGDGSMSAGMAFEALNNAGALDARLIVILNDNDMSIAPPTGAMSAYLARLASGRTYMGFRDFGKKLTAYLGKTIDRAITRAVTHARGYVTGGTLFEELGFYHIGPIDGHSFEHLLPVLRNVRDNQKGPVLIHVVTQKGKGYAPAEAAADKYHGVNKFDVITGAQAKAKPNAPSYTSVFAEALVQEATLDEKIVGVTAAMPSGTGLDKLAELFPKRTFDVGIAEQHAVTFAAGLAAEGYKPFCALYSTFLQRGYDQLVHDVALQGLPVRFPIDRAGFVGADGPTHAGSFDTTFLATLPGMVVMAASDEAELKHMVRTAAAYDDGPISFRYPRGEGVGIEMPARGEILEIGKGRVIKEGSKIALLSFGTRLAECLAAAEDLDAAGLPTTVADARFAKPLDLDLIRQLSSHHEVLVTVEEGSSGGFGAQVLHFMASAGLLDTGLKVRTLTLPDQWVEQAKPETMYAEAGLDRAGIVSTVFKALGQKQVGVGFAG; translated from the coding sequence TTGACCGGAATGCCAGAAACACCATTGCTAGACCGGGTGAAATTCCCATCCGATCTCAAAGCAATCGAGGATCGCGACCTGCCGCAACTGGCCAGGGAATTGCGCGACGAGATGATCGATGCCGTTTCCAAGACCGGCGGGCATCTGGGTGCTGGCCTCGGCGTCGTGGAACTGACGATTGCCATCCACAAGGTTTTCAACACGCCCGAAGACCGGTTGATTTTCGATGTCGGCCATCAGTGCTATCCGCACAAGATTCTGACAGGGCGACGTGACCGCATCCGTACACTGCGGCAGGAAGACGGGCTTTCCGGCTTCACGCGTCGCGCTGAAAGCGAATATGACGATTTCGGTGCGGGCCACTCCTCCACCTCCATCTCCGCCGGTCTCGGCATGGCCGTTGCTGCAGAGCTTGGGCAGAGCGACCGCAAGGTCATATCCATCATCGGCGATGGCTCGATGTCCGCGGGCATGGCTTTCGAAGCGCTGAATAATGCCGGTGCGCTGGATGCGCGTCTGATCGTCATCCTGAATGATAATGACATGTCGATTGCGCCGCCGACGGGCGCCATGAGCGCCTATCTGGCCCGTCTCGCCTCGGGCCGCACCTATATGGGCTTCCGCGATTTCGGCAAGAAGCTGACGGCCTATCTCGGCAAGACCATCGACCGCGCCATTACCCGCGCCGTGACGCATGCGCGCGGCTATGTAACGGGCGGCACGCTGTTCGAGGAGCTTGGCTTCTATCATATCGGCCCCATCGACGGTCATTCCTTCGAGCATCTTCTGCCCGTGCTGCGCAATGTGCGCGATAACCAGAAGGGTCCGGTGCTGATCCATGTCGTGACGCAGAAGGGCAAGGGCTATGCTCCTGCCGAAGCGGCTGCGGACAAGTATCACGGCGTCAACAAGTTCGATGTCATCACCGGTGCGCAGGCGAAAGCCAAGCCGAATGCACCGAGCTATACATCCGTCTTCGCCGAAGCTCTGGTGCAGGAAGCGACGCTGGACGAAAAGATCGTCGGCGTTACCGCGGCCATGCCAAGCGGCACGGGGCTGGACAAGCTGGCGGAACTCTTCCCCAAACGCACCTTCGATGTCGGCATTGCCGAACAGCATGCGGTGACCTTTGCTGCGGGCCTCGCTGCTGAAGGCTACAAGCCGTTCTGCGCGCTCTACTCCACCTTCCTCCAGCGCGGCTATGACCAGCTGGTGCATGATGTTGCGCTTCAGGGGCTGCCGGTGCGCTTCCCTATCGACCGCGCTGGTTTCGTCGGTGCCGATGGCCCCACCCATGCCGGTTCGTTCGATACGACCTTTCTCGCCACCCTGCCCGGCATGGTGGTGATGGCCGCATCGGATGAGGCGGAGCTGAAGCACATGGTGCGCACCGCCGCCGCCTATGATGATGGCCCGATCTCCTTCCGCTATCCGCGCGGCGAAGGCGTTGGCATCGAGATGCCCGCCCGCGGCGAGATCCTCGAAATCGGTAAGGGCCGCGTCATCAAGGAAGGCTCGAAGATCGCGCTTCTTTCCTTCGGCACGCGCCTTGCCGAATGTCTTGCCGCCGCCGAAGACCTCGATGCCGCCGGCCTGCCGACCACGGTTGCCGATGCCCGCTTTGCCAAGCCACTCGATCTCGATCTCATTCGCCAGTTAAGCAGCCACCACGAAGTTCTGGTCACCGTGGAAGAGGGTTCATCCGGCGGTTTCGGCGCGCAGGTGCTGCACTTCATGGCAAGCGCCGGTCTGCTCGATACGGGCCTCAAGGTCCGCACGCTGACCCTGCCCGACCAATGGGTGGAGCAGGCAAAGCCGGAAACCATGTATGCCGAAGCGGGCCTCGACCGCGCCGGGATTGTCTCCACGGTTTTCAAGGCGCTTGGCCAGAAGCAGGTTGGTGTTGGTTTTGCAGGGTGA
- a CDS encoding isocitrate lyase/PEP mutase family protein produces MVSQLEKAHYFHNLHTSNEPLILVNSWDAGSAAACVRAGAKAVATSSWSMAAAQGYEDGECLPLADALKTVSRIIKTTDVPVTVDFEGGYTNDPNILAQNIEMLVSLGIVGLNFEDQIVGGDGLYEADEQADRLRIIRKTADASGVPIFINARTDVFLKPDARAKSDALITDVLRRANAYAEAGADGLFVPGLTDQSLIEFICARVSLPLNIMIDGDTVHPTAYANLGVSRISFGPAPYLQMISHLESNAQRAFLSQ; encoded by the coding sequence ATGGTATCTCAGCTTGAAAAGGCTCACTATTTCCACAATCTCCACACCTCCAACGAGCCGCTGATCTTGGTCAATAGCTGGGATGCGGGAAGTGCTGCTGCCTGCGTGCGTGCCGGAGCAAAGGCCGTCGCGACGAGTAGTTGGTCGATGGCAGCAGCACAAGGTTACGAAGATGGCGAGTGTTTGCCCCTTGCCGACGCGCTTAAGACCGTCTCGCGCATCATTAAAACCACCGACGTTCCTGTAACGGTCGATTTCGAAGGCGGATACACGAACGATCCGAATATCCTTGCGCAAAATATTGAGATGCTTGTCTCATTGGGTATTGTCGGATTGAACTTCGAAGATCAGATCGTAGGCGGTGATGGGCTATATGAGGCAGACGAGCAGGCGGACAGGCTGCGCATCATCCGCAAAACGGCAGATGCGTCTGGCGTTCCGATTTTCATCAACGCCCGCACCGACGTTTTTCTAAAGCCGGATGCGCGCGCCAAATCGGATGCTTTGATTACGGATGTTCTCAGGCGAGCAAATGCTTACGCGGAGGCCGGTGCCGATGGCCTTTTCGTTCCAGGGTTAACCGATCAATCTTTGATCGAATTCATTTGTGCTCGGGTGTCGCTCCCGCTCAACATCATGATCGATGGAGACACGGTCCACCCAACAGCCTACGCAAATCTTGGTGTTTCCCGAATAAGCTTCGGCCCGGCACCTTATCTGCAAATGATCTCTCATCTGGAGAGCAACGCACAGCGCGCTTTTTTAAGTCAGTGA
- a CDS encoding IS5 family transposase (programmed frameshift) — translation MSDLFLLTPSQFNRIRPYFPLAHGIERVDDLRVVSGIIYVLKHGLQWKDAPKEYGPHKTLYNRFVRWSRLGVFNRIFEALAGKAGQPDRLMIDATHLKAHRTAASLLKKGLFSRCIGRTKGGLNSKLHAVTDGLGRPLLFFLTQGQASDYQGARHLLDRLPNAKELLADRGYDADWFRNGLKDKGISPCIPPRKKRRNPAHYDKVLYRQRYRIENMFGRIKDWRRIATRYDRCAHTFLSAILIAATCCYWLD, via the exons ATGAGTGATTTGTTTTTGCTGACGCCATCTCAGTTCAACCGCATCCGGCCCTATTTCCCTCTTGCCCACGGCATCGAGCGCGTGGATGATCTGAGGGTCGTGAGCGGCATCATTTACGTGTTGAAACATGGACTTCAATGGAAGGATGCGCCGAAGGAATACGGTCCACATAAGACGCTTTATAACCGGTTCGTCCGCTGGAGCAGGCTCGGCGTCTTCAACCGAATCTTCGAGGCACTTGCGGGGAAGGCAGGTCAACCCGACAGGCTGATGATCGATGCCACCCATTTGAAAGCCCATCGCACCGCAGCCAGCCTGCTAAAAAAGGGGCTCT TTTCCCGCTGCATCGGACGAACGAAAGGCGGCCTGAATTCCAAGCTACACGCTGTCACCGACGGCTTGGGACGGCCCTTGCTGTTTTTCCTCACTCAGGGTCAGGCCAGCGACTATCAGGGTGCCCGGCACCTGCTTGATCGCCTACCCAACGCCAAGGAATTACTGGCAGATCGTGGTTACGACGCCGACTGGTTCCGCAATGGATTGAAAGACAAAGGCATTTCACCCTGCATCCCACCACGTAAGAAGCGACGCAACCCGGCCCACTACGACAAAGTCCTCTATAGGCAAAGATATCGTATCGAGAACATGTTTGGTAGGATCAAGGATTGGAGGCGCATCGCCACCCGATACGACCGATGCGCTCACACCTTCCTATCCGCAATCCTCATCGCAGCAACTTGCTGCTACTGGCTCGATTAA